A section of the Bacillus sp. HSf4 genome encodes:
- a CDS encoding NUDIX hydrolase, which yields MRKNLNWLDWAKELQAIAQAGLAYTKDEFDQERFERLRQISCEIIAEYSDADFLKVQDVFAGESGYPTPKVDVRAVIFKDDRLLFVQEKADGKWALPGGWADIGLSPKEIAVKEAFEETGLKVKAQKLLAVMDKKCHNHPPSAFHVYKMFIACDIVGGKAEPGMETNNIGFFPLEHLPELSEARNTYEQIEFLFQTKNDSHQVYCD from the coding sequence ATGAGGAAGAATCTGAACTGGCTGGACTGGGCAAAGGAATTGCAGGCGATCGCCCAGGCGGGTCTTGCATATACAAAGGATGAATTTGATCAAGAGCGTTTTGAGCGGCTTCGTCAGATTAGCTGCGAAATCATCGCCGAATATTCAGATGCCGATTTTTTAAAAGTTCAAGACGTTTTTGCCGGAGAGTCGGGCTATCCAACGCCGAAAGTTGATGTGAGAGCCGTCATTTTTAAAGATGACCGTCTGCTCTTCGTTCAGGAAAAAGCGGATGGGAAATGGGCGCTCCCGGGCGGATGGGCCGATATTGGCCTGAGCCCGAAAGAAATCGCCGTCAAGGAAGCGTTTGAAGAAACCGGTCTGAAGGTGAAAGCGCAAAAGCTTTTGGCCGTTATGGACAAAAAGTGCCACAATCATCCGCCTTCCGCATTCCACGTCTATAAAATGTTTATCGCCTGTGATATTGTTGGAGGAAAGGCAGAACCCGGAATGGAAACGAACAACATCGGCTTTTTCCCGCTGGAGCATTTGCCTGAGTTATCAGAAGCGAGAAATACATATGAACAGATTGAATTTTTGTTTCAGACAAAAAACGATTCACATCAGGTGTACTGTGATTAA
- a CDS encoding YfiT family bacillithiol transferase — protein MNMERRKYPIGTFTAPLQPNKSGRAEFINRLRQAPSLLKEAVAGLSETQLDTPYRDGGWTVRQVVHHIADSHLNGYLRCKLALTEKAPLIRTFDEQQWAELSDARTLHPNLSIALLDALHHRWAALFESLTDADFENAYLHPDSNEKISLDHALALYVWHSKHHIAHITSLRDRMGWR, from the coding sequence ATGAACATGGAACGGCGCAAATATCCAATCGGAACGTTTACCGCACCTCTCCAGCCAAACAAAAGCGGGCGGGCCGAATTCATTAACAGGCTGAGGCAGGCGCCCTCATTGCTGAAGGAAGCGGTGGCAGGCCTCAGTGAAACACAGCTTGACACACCGTACCGCGATGGAGGCTGGACAGTCAGGCAAGTCGTCCATCACATCGCTGACAGCCATTTGAACGGTTATCTCCGCTGCAAGCTGGCACTGACGGAGAAGGCGCCGCTGATCCGCACGTTTGATGAACAACAATGGGCTGAGCTTTCAGATGCCCGGACATTGCACCCCAATTTGTCCATTGCGCTTTTAGATGCGCTGCATCATCGCTGGGCTGCCCTCTTTGAGTCGCTGACAGACGCCGATTTCGAAAACGCGTATCTTCACCCTGACAGCAATGAGAAGATCAGCCTTGATCATGCACTGGCCCTCTATGTATGGCACTCGAAGCATCATATCGCCCATATCACGTCGCTTCGGGACAGAATGGGATGGAGATAA